From the Brachyspira intermedia PWS/A genome, the window ATCTTTAACAGCACCTCTTAAGTGTTTAGAAATAAGCTGCATAGCTTTATATTCAAACATATCAGAAATAGTATGAGCACCTTTAGTGATATAACCTTCAATAGCATGAGTTAAAGCATCCATACCAGTAGCAGCAACAAGACTATTAGGCATAGAAGCCATAAGTTCAGCATCTACAAAAGCAACTATAGGTATATCTTTAGGGTCAACACAAACCATTTTTCTATTTTCTTCTTCATTAATGATTACATAGTTAATAGTAACTTCAGCAGCAGTACCGCAAGTAGTAGGAAGAGCCATAATAGGTACGCTTTTATTTTTAGTAGCAGCTACTCCTTCAAGAGATTTAACATCAGCAAAATCAGGGTTATTTTTTGTAATACCTATAGCTTTAGCAACGTCCATTACAGAACCGCCTCCAACAGCAATCAAGAAATCAGCACCTGATTCATTATATTTTGCTAAACCGTCTTTACAGTTCTTAATAGTAGGGTTTTGCTTAATATCTAAAAATGTATCATAAGATATACCAGCACCATCTAAAACATCTTTTACTTTTTTAAGAACTCCGCAAGAATCCAAAACTTTATCACTAACTAATAATGCTTTTTTAAATCCTCTTGCCTTAATTTCAGTAGCAAGCTCGCTTCTTATACCAATACCAAAATAACTTGTTTCATTTAAAATATATCTAGCCATAAAATTCCTCCTATTATATTTTTTATTTTATTATATCTTCTATAGCTTTAAAAGATTTAATTTATTTTTTAGTTTTTGCTTTAGATTTTGTTTTAGGTTTATCCTTAGTTTTATGCTTAACATTTAATCCATAGTTTTTGAATTTTTCCAAAACTATTTCCATTTCAGCATCAGATAAAACTGAATAATCCCCTATTCCTCTTACTCCCATATATAATCTTGCCAAATTCTCAACTTCCATCATTACATGATATGCTTTAGGTAAAGTTTCATCAGCAGCAAGAAGTCCATGATTTTTTAATATACAAGCTTTATATCCTTTCATAGATTCAGAAATATTGTCGCATAATTCCTGAGTACCATAAGTAGCGTATTTAACACAAGGAATTTTATTTCCTCCTGCAACACCTACCATATAATGTATAGCTGGTATATAATCTATATTTAATATAGAAACCATAGAAGAATAAATAGCATGATTATGTATCACAGCATTAAAATTAGGATTATCTTTAAGTATTGATAAATGGAATCTCCATTCGCTTGAAGGTATTTTATCTTTTTCAGGAGTACCATTTTCATCAACAAAAACAATATCATCTGGAGTCATAATCTCATAAGGCATACCGGAAGGTGTAATAAGCATACCATTTTCATATCTAAGACTGATATTACCGGCAGTTCCCTGATTAACTCCATCTTTTCTCATACTTAAACAAGCATCTATTATACTTTTAGCTAAATCTTTTCTACTATTTTTAGACATTTTTTCTCCTTAAAAAAATAAATAATTTATAATACTATATCATATTTCACTTATTTCAAAACTATTTATAACTAATTTTCTCATTTCTTCAACATCTTTTAAAACCCCTAAAGCTTTAAATTGTGATAAAATATTACCAGTAGCGGTACATTCTATAGGACCTATTGAAACAGTTAAATTAGTTTTTTCTTTAGTAAGTTCGCATATTAATTTATCTCTAGTTCCGCCGCCTACAATACATAATTTCTTAATATCTTTATTCAAAAGTTTTTTAAGACTATTAATATATTTAGCATAACTTTCTGCCAAAGAATTATATACGGAAGCTATTATAACACCTCTTGAATCTTTTGATACATTAGGCTGATTTGTATCTTTATAATAAGATAATATTTCATCTTCTATGTCTTTAGGATTATAGAATCTATTATCATTAATATCTATTCTGTGTTCATCTTTAATATTATCTCTTGCTAATTTCTCCATATCATTAAATGAGATTTGATATTTCTTCTGCAAGAGTTGTATAGTCCAAAGTCCATTAATATTTTCTAAGAATCTTATAGTATTATTATAACCCATTTCATTTGTGAAGTTATTTTCAAAAGCTTCATCAATTAATACAGCCTCTTTCAATTCCACTCCAAGCAAAGACCATGAACCTGAAGATAAATATGCTGTATTATCATCAAAAATAGGTGCTGATAATACAGCAGAAGCAGTATCATGGGAAGCAACAGATATAATATCAAATGGCTTGCATCCCAGATAATCTGCTATCTCTTGTTTTAATAAACCTTTTTTCGTACCAGCTTCAATTAAAGGAGGAAGCTTATTAATATCAAAATGAATTTTTTGCAAAATTTCTTCAGACCATACCTTTTTCTTCACATCTATTAATTGGGAAGTTGAAGATATAGTATATTCAGATGAAATATTTCCTGTCAAAAAATATCCGAATAAATCAGGAGTAAATAATAACTTTGAAGCATTATTTACAATATCTGCTCTGCCTTGTATATCTTCATATATTTGCATTATACTGTTAAAAGGCATGCATGATATACCAGTTATATTAAATAATTCTCTAGCACCTAAACCTATTTTCTCTAATTTTTTTATAGTATCTATAGTTCTAGTATCTCTGTAATTTACTGGATTAGATAACAATTCTCCATTTTTATCTATATAGCCATAATCAACACCCCAAGAATTTATACCTAGAGATGAAGGCTGCACTCCCATATCTACAACTTTTTTAATACCTTTCAATAGTTCATTATACATATATATAAAATCTGTATAATAATAATTATTAATTTTTATAGGAGTTAAAGAAAATCTGTGAACTTCTTCCAAAGACATTTTATCATTTTCAAATTTGGATAAGAATATTTTACCGCCAGATGAACCGAAATCGCAAGCTATAGAATAAACTTTATTACTCATAATAACCTACCATAATAAATATATGTTTATAATATAATACATTTTTGTTTCATATTCAATAAAAAAAGTGTTTTTTTTAACAAAAAATAAAACAAAACTATAAAAAATAAAAAAATGAAATTTATTTCATTTTTGATTCAAAAAAAACAATATGATATTGATTATGTCTTTTTTTTTTACTAGAATATAGAATATAAATAAAAATTTAAAACTTAAGGATTAATTTATTCTTATGAGTGATAATGTAATATTAAAAATGACAGGTATTGAAAAAAGGTTCAAAGGTGTTTATGCTTTGAAAAATTTCAATTTCTCTTTAGAAAAAGGCGAAATTTTGGCTTTAATAGGAGAAAATGGAGCAGGTAAATCAACACTTATGAAAATTCTATCCGGTATATACAAAAAAGATGCTGGAACTATAGAATATTTCGGAAAACCTTTAGAAGTATCTGGACCTAAAGAAGCTGAAGAAAATGGTATATCAATAGTGCATCAGGAATTAAATTTAATGAATCATTTAACTGTAGCACAGAATATATTCATAGGACATGAACCTTTAAATAAATTTGGATTGATAGATGATAAATTGATGATAAAAAGAGCAAGAAAAATATTTGAAGGTATGAATGTTGATATAAATCCGGCTGCTAAAATAGGATCTCTAACTGTTGGAAAACAGCAATTAGTAGAAATAGCAAAAGCATTGACTCACAATTCTAAAATATTAATATTAGATGAGCCTACTGCTGCATTAACAGAATCAGAAACAAAAGAACTCTTTAGAATAATTAAAGACTTACAAATAACAGGCGTATCAATAGTATATATTTCTCATAGATTAGATGAATTATTTATATTATCTGACAGAATAACTGTAATAAGAGACGGTGAATATATAGATACAAAAATCACTAAAGAAACAAATAAAGATGAAATAGTTAATCTAATGGTTGGACGTGTTATATATGAAACACCTAAAACTGAAAGTAAAGTAGCAAAAGATGCTAAAGAAATATTAAGAGTAGAAAATTTAGTTGTACCGGGTGTAGTAAAAGATGTAAGTTTCTCTTTAAAACATGGAGAAATTTTAGGATTTGCAGGACTTATGGGAGCTGGAAGAACAGAAACAGCAAGAGCTATTTTCGGAGCAGATAAATTTGAAAGCGGAAAAATATTCGTTGAAGGAAAAGAAGTTTCAATAAAATCACCAGTTGATGCTATAAAAAGCGGTATAGGTTATCTTTCTGAAGATAGAAAAAGATATGGTTTAGCATTAGGACTTCCTGTATTTGAAAATATGATGATGGGTAACTATGATAAATTTTCAAATATGCTTATGGTACAAAATTCAAAAGTAAAAAACATCGCTGAAGAAGAAGTACAATCTTTAAATATCAAAACTCCTTCCATAGATCAATTAGTAAAAAACCTATCAGGTGGTAATCAGCAAAAAGTAGTAATAGCTAATTGGCTTATAAAAGAATGCAAAGTATTAATATTCGATGAGCCTACAAGAGGAATAGATGTAGGTGCTAGAAGTGAAATCTATAACCTTATGGAAAAATTAGTTTCTATGGGCAAATCTATAATAATGATTTCCTCTGACTTAGTAGAGATATTAAGAATGAGTGACAGAATATTAGTTATGTCTGAAGGTAAAAAAACAGGCGAATTAGACATAAAAGGAACTACTCAAGATGATATTATGAAATATGCTACTATGAGATAAGAATAATATCATATAAAAATATAAAAAATAATAATTGGAGAGGTATATGTATAATATTGAAACTAACACTTTTACTGGAAAACTATGCTTTAAGGCTAAAATGAGGAGAAAAGTTAGAAATTCATTAATATATTTAAAGAAAAATGGATTACAAAAATTTCTTACTGTAGTAGCACTTCTTATATTGTATGTATTTTTTGTTATAGCAGGAAGAAACTTTTTTACATTCGATACATTTTCATTAATATTACGAAACTCATATTTTATCGGTTTTTTAGCTATAGGAGTAACATTTGTTATAATAACAGGCGGTATAGATCTGTCAATTGGTTCGTTATCTCTGTTTGCTGCAATGGTTGGCGGTGTGCTTATAACTAATTTTAAAGTTCCTATGTGGGCTATACTTATTATAGTTATAGCAGTGGCTACTTTGGGAGGATTTATAAACGGATTTTTAATTTCATATTTCAATTTGCCTCCGTTTATAGCAACATTAGGTATGCTTATGGTTACTAAAGGTTTATCTGGTATAGTTTCAAAATCTCAAACTATATACTACCCTACTATAACAGATCCAGATTATGGTTGGTTCAGAGTATTATTCAATGCTACAGAATCAAATTTCCCTTCCGGATTTATTATGCTAGCCATATTCACTATAATATCAGTATTGGTATTGACTAAAACAATAGTGGGAAGATATATATTTGCTTTAGGTAGTAATGAAGAAGCTGCAAGACTTTCAGGTATAAAAACTAATAAATGGAAAATAATAGCATATACAATATCAGGTTTCTTCTGCGGTATAGGGGGTTTAACTTTTGCTGCTAGTTATTCAAGCATAAGCCCTGGAGCAGGTCAAGGTTATGAATTTGATGCCATTGCTGCTGTAGTTATAGGAGGTACTTCTCTTTCAGGCGGTGTTGGTTCTATAATAGGTACAATAATCGGTGTATATATAATGTCAGTATTAAAAGTAGGACTTCCTTCAGTTGGTGTTGAACAGTTCTTCCAATACTTCACTATAGGTATAGTAGTTATTATAGCGGTTCTTATAGACGTTTACAGAATAAAAATGTCTAATAAAGTTAAAAAAGTAGATGTAAAAAAGAAAGACGAGAACAACTTGAAGAAGAAATAGAAGCCTTTAGAATAAAAATTGATTATATGATATCAGACAGCGGTAAAGATTATTCTAAAGAGATATCAGAAATACAATCAAAAATTAATAGCTTAATAGAAGAAAAGAAAAAATTAAAATAAAAACAACTTAAAAAAGGAGAATAAAATGAAAAGAATTTTATTACTAGCTACTACTTTAATAGGATTAACAGTTATGTTGGCAAGCTGCGGCAACAAAGAGCCTTATATAGCTGTTGTTTCCAAAGGATTCCAGCACAAGTTCTGGGTAACTGTTAGAGACGGTGCTGAAGCTGCTGCTAAACAAAATGGTGTAAAAATTAGCTTTGTAGGTCCTGAAACTGAGTCTGACTCAAAAATACAGCAGGATTTATTGGATAGTGAAATTAACAAATCACCTGATGCTATAGCTTTTGCTGCTGTAACAGGAGATTTCACTGAACAAATTAAAAGAATAAAAGAAAAAAATATACCTTTAATCGGTTTTGACTCTGGTATATTACCTGATCAAGCTCAAGGTGCTGTACTTGCTACTGCTTCTACTGACAACAGAGCTGCTGCTGCTATAGTTGCTGATAAAATGTTTGAAGCTTTAAAAACAAGAATAGCTACTTTCACTGCTGCTAATAAAGCTAAAATTGCTGTACTTCAATTAGATAACTCTGATACTGGTATAGGAAGAGCTGAAGGTTTCGTAAAAAGATTTACTGAATTAGCTGACGGTGATGCTACTACTGCTGGAAAATACACTTTACAAGTTATAGTTCCTACTACTCAAAATGAAGCTGATATAGCTAATGAAGTTAATGCTTTAAGAGGAAAAAGCTGCTTAGGTATATATTTATCTAATGAAGCTATGGCTAGAGGTTTCTTAGTAGTATACAAAAGTGCTGAAGCTGGTGCTGCTAACACTATAGTTGGCGATGCTCAGGATGGCGGTGATTTAATAGCTATGGGATTTGACTCTGGAAAACCTCAATTAGATGCTATAAGAAGCGGTATAATAAAAGGTTCTGTTACTCAAGACCCTTACAGCATTGGTTTCCAAGCTGTTACTTTAGCTTACAAAGCTTCTAAAGGTGAATCTGTTGCTAATGTTGACACTGGTGCTAAATGGTATGATAGTACAAATATAGATGATCCAGAAATAGCTAAATTATTATACGAATAATTTAAATTAAGGAGGATTTTTAATTAATTATGTTTAGAATGCAAAATAATTTACCAAAAGTAGGTATTAGACCTGTTATAGATGGTAGAAGAAATGGTGTTAGAGAATCTCTCGAAGACACTACTATGAATATGGCTAAAATAGCTGCAAAACTTATAGAAGAAAATATTAAACATCCTAGCGGTGAAAAAGTTGAATGCGTAATATCTGATACTACAATCGGTGGAGTTGCTGAAGCTGCTAGATGTCAGAAAAAATTTGATGAAAACAATGTTAAATTAACTCTTACTGTTACACCTTGTTGGTGTTATGGTTCTGAAACTATTGATATGACTCCTGCTATACCTAAAGCAATTTGGGGTTTCAATGGTACTGAAAGACCTGGTGCTGTTTACTTGGCTGCTGCTGATGCTGGACATACTCAATTAGGACTTCCTGTATTCTCTATCTATGGTAAAGATGTTCAAGATGCAGGCGATGAAAATGTTCCTGATGATGTTAAAGAAAAAATACTTAGATTCGTAAGAGCTGGTCTTGCTGTTGCTACTATGAAAGATCAATCATACATAAGTATGGGTTATGTTGCTATGGGTATTATGGGTTCTATGGTTGATGCTGAATTCTTACTTGACTATTTAGGAATGAGAACTGAATTCGTAGATATGAGTGAAATCAAAAGAAGATTAGAATTAGAAATCTATGATAAAGAAGAATTCAAAAAAGCTTGGGAATGGGCTAAACAATGCAAATTTGGTGCTGATAACAATAAAGTAAAAGCTTCTGATGAAGAGAAAGAAAAAGAATGGGCTACTTCTATTAAAATGGCTATGATTATGCGTGATTTAATGGTAGGCAATCCTAAATTAGCTGAAATGGGATATATAGAAGAAGCACAAGGTCATAATGCTATAGTTGGCGGTTTCCAAGGTCAAAGACATTGGACTGACTATATGCCTAACGGCGACTTTGCTGAAGCTATTCTTAACTCATCTTTCGACTGGAACGGTATAAGAGAACCTTATGTTGTTGCTACTGAAAATGACTCTTTGAATGGTCTTTCTATGTTATTCGCTCATTTACTAACTTGTAAATCTCAATTATTTGCTGATGTTAGAACTTATTGGAGTCCTGAAGCAGTTAAAAGAGTTACAGGAAAAGAACTTACTGGAAAAGCTAAAGACGGTATTATTCACTTAATCAATTCAGGTGCTGCATCTTTAGACTGGACTGGTGAAGAAAAAGTTAATGGAAATCCTGCTTTAAAAGAATTCTGGAATATCACTGAAGAAGAAGCTAAAAAATGTCTTGATGCAACTCAATTCTCTCCTGCTAACAGAGAATATTTCAGAGGAGGCGGATTCTCATCTACTTTCTTAACTAAAGGTGAAATGCCAATGACTATAATCAGACTTAACTTAGTTAAAGGTTATGGTCCTGTACTTCAAGTAGCTGAAGGTTATGCTGTTAATATTGATGATAGTATATTTGATCCTATTAACAAAAGAACTGACTCTACTTGGCCTACTACTTGGTTTGCTCCTATACTTACAGGTAAAGACTCTTTCAAAGACGTTTATTCTGTAATGAATGATTGGGGTGCTAACCACTGTGCTGCTGCTTATGGACATATAGGTGCTGATTTAATTACATTAGCTTCTATGTTACGTATACCTGTAAGCATGCATAATGTTAGTGAAGATAGAATATTTAGACCTAAAGCTTGGAAAGCATTTGGTACAAAAGATTTAGAAGGTGCTGATTTCAGAGCTTGTAAACATTTTGGACCTTTATTTGGAAAAGTAACTAGGTAACAATATACAATCTTTTTTGATCCCATTTAATATGTAACAATATTAAATGGGATTTTTATTAAAATTAAATTAAAGGATTTAAATATGTTAAAAGGAATAGATCCTGTTGTTTCTCCTGAACTATTAAAAATATTATGTGAAATGGGTCATGGAAGTGAAATATTATTCGCTGATGGAAATTTTCCTTCTTATGATTATAATGCAAAAAAAATAATAAGACTTGATGGTATAGATATACCTACAGTTTTAAAAGCAATCATGCCTTTATTTCCTTTAGATACTTTTGTAGAAAGCCCTGTTGTATTGATGCAGCCTAATGCTGATTTTGGAAGGGAACCTGATGTATGGGCTAAATATAAAGACATCATAGGAAAACATCAAAAAGTAAATTATGAATATTTGGAGAGATTTGCTTATTATGACAGATGTAAAAATGTTTATGCTATTGTAGCTACAAGCGAACTTGAAATATATGCAAATATTATACTCAAAAAAGGCGTAATTTTTCCAGACAAAAAATGATATCTCCAAAATATAAAAGCAAGTCTTTATTAATTTAAAGGCTTGCTATTATAAATTAAATAAAAATTCTCTACTGCTTTAATATAAAAAACAGACTTATAATTATATTTTAAAATGCTGCAATTCCAGAATCTGTTCTTCCATCGCATCCTGCACAATAAACATTATTATAATTATTTAGTATAACTTGTCCGCGTCCGAAATATCCGAAATTTGTAATATGAGGCTTTTTAGTAATATTATGCCCCAATGATGAAAGCTCTGAAAATAATATATCATCAAAATTATATTCTAATTCAATATTCTTCTCCCCTACCCATTGCCATCTAGGTTTATCTAATGCCGCTTGAGGATTTAAATTATGATCTATTAAATTACTCATAACCT encodes:
- the fucO gene encoding lactaldehyde reductase, with product MARYILNETSYFGIGIRSELATEIKARGFKKALLVSDKVLDSCGVLKKVKDVLDGAGISYDTFLDIKQNPTIKNCKDGLAKYNESGADFLIAVGGGSVMDVAKAIGITKNNPDFADVKSLEGVAATKNKSVPIMALPTTCGTAAEVTINYVIINEEENRKMVCVDPKDIPIVAFVDAELMASMPNSLVAATGMDALTHAIEGYITKGAHTISDMFEYKAMQLISKHLRGAVKDKNMTDMDGMSIAQYVAGMGFSNVGLGIVHSMAHPLGAIFDIPHGVANAVLLPTVMEFNMPVCIDKYVDIAVAMGEKVDGLSKEEAAKLAVEAVRKLSKDVNIPANLRELKIKEEDLPRLAKDALADVCTGGNPRDVTLDDILALYKKAY
- a CDS encoding L-fuculose-phosphate aldolase, with amino-acid sequence MSKNSRKDLAKSIIDACLSMRKDGVNQGTAGNISLRYENGMLITPSGMPYEIMTPDDIVFVDENGTPEKDKIPSSEWRFHLSILKDNPNFNAVIHNHAIYSSMVSILNIDYIPAIHYMVGVAGGNKIPCVKYATYGTQELCDNISESMKGYKACILKNHGLLAADETLPKAYHVMMEVENLARLYMGVRGIGDYSVLSDAEMEIVLEKFKNYGLNVKHKTKDKPKTKSKAKTKK
- a CDS encoding rhamnulokinase, with amino-acid sequence MSNKVYSIACDFGSSGGKIFLSKFENDKMSLEEVHRFSLTPIKINNYYYTDFIYMYNELLKGIKKVVDMGVQPSSLGINSWGVDYGYIDKNGELLSNPVNYRDTRTIDTIKKLEKIGLGARELFNITGISCMPFNSIMQIYEDIQGRADIVNNASKLLFTPDLFGYFLTGNISSEYTISSTSQLIDVKKKVWSEEILQKIHFDINKLPPLIEAGTKKGLLKQEIADYLGCKPFDIISVASHDTASAVLSAPIFDDNTAYLSSGSWSLLGVELKEAVLIDEAFENNFTNEMGYNNTIRFLENINGLWTIQLLQKKYQISFNDMEKLARDNIKDEHRIDINDNRFYNPKDIEDEILSYYKDTNQPNVSKDSRGVIIASVYNSLAESYAKYINSLKKLLNKDIKKLCIVGGGTRDKLICELTKEKTNLTVSIGPIECTATGNILSQFKALGVLKDVEEMRKLVINSFEISEI
- a CDS encoding sugar ABC transporter ATP-binding protein → MSDNVILKMTGIEKRFKGVYALKNFNFSLEKGEILALIGENGAGKSTLMKILSGIYKKDAGTIEYFGKPLEVSGPKEAEENGISIVHQELNLMNHLTVAQNIFIGHEPLNKFGLIDDKLMIKRARKIFEGMNVDINPAAKIGSLTVGKQQLVEIAKALTHNSKILILDEPTAALTESETKELFRIIKDLQITGVSIVYISHRLDELFILSDRITVIRDGEYIDTKITKETNKDEIVNLMVGRVIYETPKTESKVAKDAKEILRVENLVVPGVVKDVSFSLKHGEILGFAGLMGAGRTETARAIFGADKFESGKIFVEGKEVSIKSPVDAIKSGIGYLSEDRKRYGLALGLPVFENMMMGNYDKFSNMLMVQNSKVKNIAEEEVQSLNIKTPSIDQLVKNLSGGNQQKVVIANWLIKECKVLIFDEPTRGIDVGARSEIYNLMEKLVSMGKSIIMISSDLVEILRMSDRILVMSEGKKTGELDIKGTTQDDIMKYATMR
- a CDS encoding ABC transporter permease, translated to MYNIETNTFTGKLCFKAKMRRKVRNSLIYLKKNGLQKFLTVVALLILYVFFVIAGRNFFTFDTFSLILRNSYFIGFLAIGVTFVIITGGIDLSIGSLSLFAAMVGGVLITNFKVPMWAILIIVIAVATLGGFINGFLISYFNLPPFIATLGMLMVTKGLSGIVSKSQTIYYPTITDPDYGWFRVLFNATESNFPSGFIMLAIFTIISVLVLTKTIVGRYIFALGSNEEAARLSGIKTNKWKIIAYTISGFFCGIGGLTFAASYSSISPGAGQGYEFDAIAAVVIGGTSLSGGVGSIIGTIIGVYIMSVLKVGLPSVGVEQFFQYFTIGIVVIIAVLIDVYRIKMSNKVKKVDVKKKDENNLKKK
- a CDS encoding ABC transporter substrate-binding protein: MKRILLLATTLIGLTVMLASCGNKEPYIAVVSKGFQHKFWVTVRDGAEAAAKQNGVKISFVGPETESDSKIQQDLLDSEINKSPDAIAFAAVTGDFTEQIKRIKEKNIPLIGFDSGILPDQAQGAVLATASTDNRAAAAIVADKMFEALKTRIATFTAANKAKIAVLQLDNSDTGIGRAEGFVKRFTELADGDATTAGKYTLQVIVPTTQNEADIANEVNALRGKSCLGIYLSNEAMARGFLVVYKSAEAGAANTIVGDAQDGGDLIAMGFDSGKPQLDAIRSGIIKGSVTQDPYSIGFQAVTLAYKASKGESVANVDTGAKWYDSTNIDDPEIAKLLYE
- a CDS encoding L-fucose isomerase; protein product: MFRMQNNLPKVGIRPVIDGRRNGVRESLEDTTMNMAKIAAKLIEENIKHPSGEKVECVISDTTIGGVAEAARCQKKFDENNVKLTLTVTPCWCYGSETIDMTPAIPKAIWGFNGTERPGAVYLAAADAGHTQLGLPVFSIYGKDVQDAGDENVPDDVKEKILRFVRAGLAVATMKDQSYISMGYVAMGIMGSMVDAEFLLDYLGMRTEFVDMSEIKRRLELEIYDKEEFKKAWEWAKQCKFGADNNKVKASDEEKEKEWATSIKMAMIMRDLMVGNPKLAEMGYIEEAQGHNAIVGGFQGQRHWTDYMPNGDFAEAILNSSFDWNGIREPYVVATENDSLNGLSMLFAHLLTCKSQLFADVRTYWSPEAVKRVTGKELTGKAKDGIIHLINSGAASLDWTGEEKVNGNPALKEFWNITEEEAKKCLDATQFSPANREYFRGGGFSSTFLTKGEMPMTIIRLNLVKGYGPVLQVAEGYAVNIDDSIFDPINKRTDSTWPTTWFAPILTGKDSFKDVYSVMNDWGANHCAAAYGHIGADLITLASMLRIPVSMHNVSEDRIFRPKAWKAFGTKDLEGADFRACKHFGPLFGKVTR
- a CDS encoding RbsD/FucU family protein, whose product is MLKGIDPVVSPELLKILCEMGHGSEILFADGNFPSYDYNAKKIIRLDGIDIPTVLKAIMPLFPLDTFVESPVVLMQPNADFGREPDVWAKYKDIIGKHQKVNYEYLERFAYYDRCKNVYAIVATSELEIYANIILKKGVIFPDKK